In the Candidatus Latescibacter sp. genome, AATCCGGGTTAACATAGAACTTAAACTATTATGGGGAAAATGTCAATATTTATTACACAGTTTTGGAAAAATAATATATTTATTTATATTATTATTTATCAACAAGTTATACAAATTAATAATATTATTAGAAATAATATCGGACAAAATATAATACATAATATAAAAAAAGTGGGTAAACTCCTAGTTCATCAAAGGTTAGCAATAATTCACCATTTTTTCAACCCTTCTTTCATCTCAACCCTTCCCCGGCAAATCTGCTTGCCTTTGACATCACAATCATGCATTTTAGTATGTTATGATTTTACTGCCATATAGTTTTAGCCAAAATGTTCTTAATAGGCAGGTCTATCCTTTCAGGAATACAGGAACTACCTTCCGGGCTAAACGTATATGAAAGTAAAGTGCAAAGAGACCTGGAAAAAGACAAAGTGAACATTACCGAAATATTCAACCTTCATTCTGCGGCGCTGGCGCCACTGGCCGGAGTATCCGATTCTGTGTTCAGGCGCATCTGCGTCGAGTTTGGCGCCAGACCGGTCATGACCGAGATGATCTCCTCCGATGGTTTCGTACGCGGTCATCCCTCCGATAAAAGCCTGAGGCTTCTCCGGTTCCGGGAGGCCGAGCGGCCCATCGGCATCCAACTGTTCGGCGCCGACCCGGAGATCATGGCGGAAGCGGCGCGGCGCGCTGCAGAATTCAGGCCTGATTTCATCGATATCAACGCCGGCTGCCCGGTCAGGAAGGTGATCGGAAGGGGCGCAGGATCGGCTTTGCTCCTCAATCTTCCTCTCCTCGCCGGTATTGTAAAAAAAGTGGTTGACGCCACTTCTCTGCCTGTAACGGTAAAATTGCGCTCCGGATGGGATCATGAGAGCCTGAACGGAGTCGAGGCCGCCCGTGTATGCGCTGATTCCGGTGCGCAGGCGGTGATCATGCATCCCAGGCCGAGAAGCCAATTGTTCGGCGGGTTTTCGGACTGGACGGTCATCCGCCGGATTAAAGAAACAGTTCCTGTTCCCGTTGTAGGCTCCGGCGACATTCGAACGGCGGAAGATGCTGTGCGCATGGTTCGGGAAACGGGGGCCGATGCGGTGATGATAGGCCGCGGAGCGCTGGGCAATCCCTGGATATTCCGTCAGGTGAAGGAACTGTTTGCAAGTGAAATTGTCTCCTCTTCCCCGGGGATTGATGTACGGCTCGCGCTTGCGCTCCGCCAACTTTCAATTCTCTCCGAGGAAGCAGGTGAAAGGTTCGGCGTTTTGAATATGCGTAAATTTTTCGGCTGGTATTCCCGCGGTATGCACGGAGGCGCAGAATTCCGTCAGCGGGTATTCAAAGCCGAAACTGTTCAAGCGGTGCGGGATATTGTAGAGGAGTACCGGCAGCAGGGGTGCGAAGCCATGAGCGAGGATACATCATTAACCACGGCGGTATCATGAAAAATAATGACATACAGGAAATACGGGATATTTTTGAACGCCTGCGCAGCGGAGAACTGGGTGTCGAGGAAGCGGAAAAACTGGTGGAGTCCTACTATTTCTGCGACCTGGAATTTGCCAATGTCGACCACCACCGCGCCAGCCGCCAGGGTTTCCCCGAGGTGATTTTCGGTCAGAACAAGACCATCGCGCAGATTATCCGTATCGCGGAGGAGATTCACAAGCGTGATCATACTGTCCTGGCCACCAGGCTTTCCGGTGAAGCCCTCGATGCCCTTTCCGTGCGGTTCCCGGAAGGCGTAAAAAACGACATGGCCCGAACCTTCGTTCTTGGCATGCCGGAGTCTGACATGGATCATACCCACGGCGTCATCCTGGTCATTTCGGCGGGAACATCGGACATGCCGGTGGCTGAGGAAGCGGTGGTTACCGCCCGGGCTATGGGCAACCGGGTGGAATCCCTGTATGATGTAGGAGTGGCCGGAATTCACCGTCTTCTGGCGCGGCGCAGATTCATCATGTCCGCCTCATGCATCATCGTGGTGGCGGGTATGGAAGGCGCGCTGGCCAGCGTGGTGGGGGGACTGGTGAATGTGCCGGTCATCGCCTGCCCGACCAGTGTTGGGTACGGCGCTTCGTTCCACGGCATCGCGGCGCTCCTGACCATGCTCAACTCCTGCGCTTCGGGGGTAACCGTGGTGAATATCGACAACGGTTTCGGAGCGGGATATGCGGCGAGCCTCATCAACCGTACCGGGATAATGGAGAATGCATGAAAATCGCTTATTTTGACTGTATTTCGGGCATCGCCGGAGATATGATTCTGGGCGCGCTCCTGGACTGCGGCATGCCGCTGGATTTCCTCAGGGCCGAGCTGGAGAAACTCCATGTACATGGATTCGAACTTCGCGAAAAGCAGGTTGTGCACAGCGGCATCGCCGCAGTCCATGTGGATGTGGTAACCGAACACCAGCACGAACACCGTCACCTCTCCCATATCCTTCATATTATCGAATCCAGCGCCCTTTCCGAGAGAGTCAAAAACCAGGCGGCCCGTATTTTCACCCGTCTCGCCGAAGCTGAGGCGAAAGTGCACGGCGCCGTTCCCGAAGAAGTGCATTTTCATGAGGTCGGCGCCCTCGATGCCATTGTCGATGTGGTCGGAGCATGTATCGGGCTGGAATATTTCCAGGCGGACACTGTTGTTTCCACACCGCTCCGGCTGGGTACGGGGACGGTAAAATGCGCTCACGGCTCAATGCCCGTTCCGGTTCCGGCGGTGGTCGAACTTACAAAGGGTGTTCCGGCGACCAGAACCATGATCGAGGGCGAGCTGACCACCCCCACCGGAGCGGCAATCCTGACTACCCTTGCCTCCTCGTACGGCCCGGTGGAGGAATTCATTGTGGAGCATGTCGGTTACGGTGCAGGAACGAAAGTCCGTGAGGAGCTTCCGAATGTGCTGAGAATCTCCATCGGCCGGGTAAACGGCACCTACGAGATCGACCATTCCCTTATTTTAGAGACAAACATCGACAATATGAATCCGGAGGTGTTCGGTTACCTCTCGGACCTTCTTTTCGAAGCGGGCGCCCGTGATGTATACATGACTCCGATTTACATGAAGAAGGGCAGGCCCGGAACGCTCTTCAGCGTCATCACCGATGAATCCCTGGTTGATGACATGTTCGAAATCCTTTTCCGGGAAACAACCACCCTGGGGGTGCGCATCGAGCGCGTCTCCCGTCGCAAGGTGAAACGGGAATCGAGAACGGTGACAACTCCGTTCGGCGAGGTTCGGGTAAAAGTGGCTTTTGGAAACGGTTTTGAACGGTTTGCGCCCGAATTCGAAGACTGCGCCCGTATCGCCCGTGAAAAGGGGATACCGCTTCTTTCGGTGTATGAGATAGTACGGAAAGGAACTCTCGATTAGAATACAAGGCGCGAAGGGACACTGGCCATCCCCCATTTTTATTCGGCATAGGTGGACCATTCTTTCACATCCGCTCTGGAGACAAAATCCCCCCGGCGCATTTAACGGCGACCCCCTTATTAAGGGGGTAGAAAGACACCCATCGCATAGCTCCCCCCTTAACAAGGGGGGATGCCGACAGGCAGGGGGGATTCATCCGAACGGGGGACGTACATAATCGCGAGAATGTTTTCAAAAGTAGATTCTCGTGGAATGATAAGCATCATTAAAGAGTTATACAAAGAAGTGTATAAATTCTGGGGGATGGCCAGACAAATGCACAAAAAGAAAAGATTGTCTGAACCACTGAATCGTGTAATGGATTGTGATAAAAGATGATGAAAAAAATCAACACCCAAAGGTACAAACAAAAAAAATTCATTATCTATCTCCTGGCTTTGGCCTTCCCCCTCACGGTGTTGAGCCAGAACGCTTCGAACAGCGCTCCGGCGTCGACACCACAGGCTCCCCCGCCGGGTTCCGCCGCGCAGAATCCTCAAACGGCGGCCCCTTCGGTTGAACCGGCGCCAATGACGGATATACCGCTTTCCGAGCTTCCACCGCCTCCGCCTATGAAGAATGTTATCACCACGGAGAAACCGGTGCGCTCCATCCCTTCCGGGGTTTTACCCAGGACAGCACAAGAGGCGCCCGCACAACAGCAGGCGCCGCAGTCTCCTCCGGCTGATCAGGGAAAATCCCCCTCTGCGACGGGCACATCTGCTCAAACTCAGACTGCTGCCGCCGGATCTCCCGGAGCTCCTGCTCTGCCCGGAGTTCCTGCAGGAGCGGTTGTTCCCTCCATTCCTGTTCCCGGTGGCGCTGCTCCATCTGTTGCTGCCGGAACAACACGACCGGCTGCCGGCGCCGATTCATCCGCGCTGGCTATCGTACCTCCACAAAAAAAGCAGCCCCAACCCGCCCAGGCGCCGAAACCCGAACCGGCCAGAAAAAAAGGATCGGAAACGTACCGTGAGGAGAAGTCCATTTTCAATGTTCCCACCGCCAATCTGCGCACCATGAAAGTGATCATCGACGACCAGTATAATCTGGTCGGCATGGTGTACGGCGAGGAGAGGGGATTCATCAGGGTTCTCTCAACTGACAATCAGGGTAATTTCACGGAAACATGGAAAAGTCCGCCTCTCAATTCCCCGGTGCGGGGAATATTTGTGGAAAATCTTGACCGTGTCGGGGAGGTTGAAATAATAGCCTACACTGCTGACGGGAATATTTTCATCTACGGGTATGACACCCATGACCTCAAATATAGAACGCCGGAAGGAACCTATCCGGGGATAAAATGCATGGCCATTGCCAACCTGGATAATACCCCGGAGTTGGAGATGCTGTTTATAACCTCTGTGGGCAA is a window encoding:
- the dusB gene encoding tRNA dihydrouridine synthase DusB; this encodes MNITEIFNLHSAALAPLAGVSDSVFRRICVEFGARPVMTEMISSDGFVRGHPSDKSLRLLRFREAERPIGIQLFGADPEIMAEAARRAAEFRPDFIDINAGCPVRKVIGRGAGSALLLNLPLLAGIVKKVVDATSLPVTVKLRSGWDHESLNGVEAARVCADSGAQAVIMHPRPRSQLFGGFSDWTVIRRIKETVPVPVVGSGDIRTAEDAVRMVRETGADAVMIGRGALGNPWIFRQVKELFASEIVSSSPGIDVRLALALRQLSILSEEAGERFGVLNMRKFFGWYSRGMHGGAEFRQRVFKAETVQAVRDIVEEYRQQGCEAMSEDTSLTTAVS
- the larB gene encoding nickel pincer cofactor biosynthesis protein LarB — its product is MKNNDIQEIRDIFERLRSGELGVEEAEKLVESYYFCDLEFANVDHHRASRQGFPEVIFGQNKTIAQIIRIAEEIHKRDHTVLATRLSGEALDALSVRFPEGVKNDMARTFVLGMPESDMDHTHGVILVISAGTSDMPVAEEAVVTARAMGNRVESLYDVGVAGIHRLLARRRFIMSASCIIVVAGMEGALASVVGGLVNVPVIACPTSVGYGASFHGIAALLTMLNSCASGVTVVNIDNGFGAGYAASLINRTGIMENA
- the larC gene encoding nickel pincer cofactor biosynthesis protein LarC — protein: MKIAYFDCISGIAGDMILGALLDCGMPLDFLRAELEKLHVHGFELREKQVVHSGIAAVHVDVVTEHQHEHRHLSHILHIIESSALSERVKNQAARIFTRLAEAEAKVHGAVPEEVHFHEVGALDAIVDVVGACIGLEYFQADTVVSTPLRLGTGTVKCAHGSMPVPVPAVVELTKGVPATRTMIEGELTTPTGAAILTTLASSYGPVEEFIVEHVGYGAGTKVREELPNVLRISIGRVNGTYEIDHSLILETNIDNMNPEVFGYLSDLLFEAGARDVYMTPIYMKKGRPGTLFSVITDESLVDDMFEILFRETTTLGVRIERVSRRKVKRESRTVTTPFGEVRVKVAFGNGFERFAPEFEDCARIAREKGIPLLSVYEIVRKGTLD